In Candidatus Eisenbacteria bacterium, one genomic interval encodes:
- a CDS encoding ATP-binding cassette domain-containing protein, whose product ITRERAAGSRVIEVGRDAMPATVRHEVGASGAVGWRVRITPVSATGPLVRVSEPLELVIRATGVTALLGPNGAGKSVLLAALAGLVRPLGVAIERSATTPDSAQPPLLTDQFPERQVFEEHVEAEVVFAARARGMGRAEARTSAATAFERLGYPPEVLLARRTWELSSGEKRLVETVAALIAPASLLLLDEPTGGLDAARRAALAGLVADRAGRGPVVIASQDLAWIRSLGAAETWLGGGWEDRKLEPATIQSLTPPPPDP is encoded by the coding sequence GATCACACGCGAGCGAGCGGCCGGCTCGCGTGTGATCGAGGTCGGGCGCGACGCGATGCCGGCCACGGTGCGACACGAGGTCGGTGCGAGCGGCGCCGTCGGCTGGCGAGTGCGCATCACACCGGTGTCCGCCACCGGGCCGCTCGTTCGCGTGAGCGAGCCGCTCGAACTGGTGATCCGCGCCACCGGCGTGACGGCGCTGCTGGGGCCGAACGGCGCGGGAAAGTCGGTGCTGCTCGCCGCACTCGCAGGACTCGTGCGCCCGCTCGGTGTGGCGATCGAGCGCAGCGCGACGACCCCGGACTCGGCGCAGCCACCACTGCTCACCGATCAGTTTCCCGAGCGTCAGGTCTTCGAGGAACACGTCGAAGCCGAGGTGGTGTTCGCGGCACGGGCACGCGGCATGGGGCGCGCGGAAGCGCGCACGAGCGCCGCGACTGCGTTCGAGCGCCTCGGCTACCCACCGGAAGTGCTGCTCGCACGCCGAACCTGGGAGCTCTCGAGCGGGGAGAAGCGGCTGGTCGAGACCGTCGCTGCACTGATCGCACCGGCTTCGCTTCTGCTGCTCGACGAGCCGACCGGAGGGCTCGATGCGGCGCGTCGAGCCGCGCTCGCCGGGCTGGTGGCGGATCGCGCGGGGCGCGGACCGGTGGTGATCGCCTCTCAGGATCTGGCCTGGATTCGCAGTCTGGGAGCCGCTGAAACGTGGCTCGGCGGCGGTTGGGAGGACCGGAAACTCGAACCGGCAACGATCCAGTCGTTGACACCCCCGCCGCCGGATCCCTAG